From Oncorhynchus nerka isolate Pitt River linkage group LG1, Oner_Uvic_2.0, whole genome shotgun sequence, the proteins below share one genomic window:
- the LOC115125715 gene encoding neurexophilin-2-like, which produces MSVSVWCRKAKQQFQTAAETELIEWGEGDHEEEFSPSGAGANPRVLKPLRLFARGVPGAPGAVGTPSLKRNPIRDMTYLESMEDFWDWLSNQTDVQASQARTKRRPIIKTGKFKKMFGWGDFHSNIKTVKLNLLITGKIVDHGNGTFSVYFRHNSTGLGNVSVSLVPPSKVVDFEISQHSTLETKDSKAFNCRIEYEKTDRNKKTALCSFDSSKVCYQEQTQSHVSWLCSKPFKVICIYIAFYSVDYKLAQKVCPDYNYHSDTPYSSTG; this is translated from the exons atgtcggtgtcc GTGTGGTGCAGGAAAGCCAAACAGCAGTTCCaaacagcagcagagacagagctgATAGAGTGGGGGGAGGGGGACCATGAGGAGGAGTTCTCCCCCAGCGGAGCCGGGGCCAATCCCAGAGTTCTCAAGCCCCTGAGGCTGTTCGCTAGGGGGGTCCCTGGAGCCCCCGGGGCCGTCGGGACCCCCAGCCTTAAACGCAACCCCATCAGGGACATGACATACCTAGAGAGCATGGAGGACTTCTGGGATTGGTTATCCAACCAGACAGATGTTCAGGCCAGCCAGGCCAGAACCAAGCGACGACCCATCATCAAGACAGGCAAGTTTAAGAAGATGTTTGGCTGGGGAGACTTCCATTCCAACATTAAGACTGTCAAACTCAACCTGTTGATCACCGGGAAGATCGTGGACCACGGTAACGGAACGTTCAGCGTTTACTTCCGCCATAACTCCACTGGCCTGGGGAACGTGTCGGTGAGTCTGGTCCCGCCGTCTAAAGTGGTGGATTTTGAGATATCTCAGCATTCCACACTGGAGACCAAAGACTCTAAAGCTTTCAACTGTCGTATCGAGTATGAGAAGACGGACCGCAACAAGAAGACGGCTCTGTGCAGCTTCGACTCCTCCAAGGTGTGTTACCAGGAACAGACACAGAGCCACGTCTCCTGGCTCTGCTCTAAGCCCTTTAAAGTCATCTGCATCTACATCGCCTTCTACAGTGTGGACTACAAACTGGCGCAGAAGGTCTGCCCGGACTACAACTACCATAGTGACACTCCCTACTCTTCCACTGGCTGA